Below is a window of Komagataella phaffii GS115 chromosome 1, complete sequence DNA.
TTTAGCGGTAAGTTCAGGGAGATCTCACTTCATTGCGCTCGACGATTCTGGAGCTATTTGGTCTTGGGATTGTCCTCAGCAGAAAGTAAAGGGAATAAAACTGAGTTTCAATAAGCCAAACCATGAACCACTCAACAATTCTTCGAACATCATCACACAAATATCCGCAGGCTGGAACCTAAGCAGTATATATGTTTTGAATGTGGGAATTGTTGTTTGGAAATCAAGAGATGCATTTACTCGTTCCACGAGCGCAGTTCAGGCTCATTTTAAAGTAGTCCCGAATACTGGAAACAATAACGAAGACCAGGTAATAGACCTGGTTGCCCTAAACTCGGCTATCATTTACATTACGAAGTCAGGGAAGTGTTTTTTAGTGAAGgttgatgatattgaaacTGTTCCGACTACAGAGCCCGTTCCGTTAGACAGCTTTAACAGGTACAAAAGTGACAATAGCTACAGCTCTGACGATGTTAAATTTATTAAACTAAGCGGATCATTCAAAACATTTGCAGCCTTTACGGATGATGGGCAAGTTCTCATAGGCGATCTGAATAACCTTAATTTTGTGAAGGTTATTGAGTCATTACAACACAAAGACTGTATCTCGATATCAGTTGGAGACTATCACTTTCTTGCCCTGCTGCGAGACAGAACTATGCTTTCATGGGGTAGGGAATCCCAGTATTGTGGGTGCCTTGGGCTCGGAGACGGCAAGCAGATTGTAGAAAGAGGACTAGGGACGCAAGATGAGGGCGGTTATACAATAATTAGTCCAACCCCAATATCAGTTGAAGGTCAGGTTTTGGCAATCGCTGCGGGAGGATGGCAATCTGCGGCAATAATCAGCAACGGAGTGGTTGAGAAAAGTTCTTGACGTTAGTTGGAATAATATAGGTATctattttttgaatattcGAGAATTGTCTAGCATAGTAATTAAAACTCCATCTTTCGGAGTTTTGTTCAAGCATCGTTAATGTGGTCCAAGAATGCAGAACCTATCATCGAACCTCAGACAGTGGGAatccattctctttcaagagatGCCTGTCTTACTCCTAAAGGGGTGAGATCTTTTCTCAAGCTTTCTCGGCTATCCACTGATGATGTTTTGAAACAGCAACTGAACAATAAATTAAATCATCATGAATCAACCTATTCAAATCgtaaaaaggaaaaatcttcaatttgtaaCGACTTTTTTGAATCCTCAATACTGCCCGCTTGGGAAGCAAGATCAAATGCTATTGAGTTCTGTCACAAGGAAGCTGTGAAGTTTAGGCAAGAAATAAAGTCAGAAGAGAGTCAAATTAACAGAAG
It encodes the following:
- a CDS encoding F-Box protein, producing the protein MSKINILDLPQDVIVNSIIPELDRADINSLSRTCHAFETLTQDSTVYRHLYAKTFGHNPVPLSFTSTKWPELYKLRSTGKLYTWGKSGGCRLGYSLKEVPRSHLDRRRFSVNIILPTLVERLAGSVLADVSGGGFSFQILTEDGTLYFTGSSWHGGLKGPGPVDRDRISENSSRTHHGPGVLPMPRHPLIPLPRITTMPPIETQTPRITELLPEHLNSPLTSALAQDNEVREATGILTKVKIDPERKILAVSSGRSHFIALDDSGAIWSWDCPQQKVKGIKLSFNKPNHEPLNNSSNIITQISAGWNLSSIYVLNVGIVVWKSRDAFTRSTSAVQAHFKVVPNTGNNNEDQVIDLVALNSAIIYITKSGKCFLVKVDDIETVPTTEPVPLDSFNRYKSDNSYSSDDVKFIKLSGSFKTFAAFTDDGQVLIGDLNNLNFVKVIESLQHKDCISISVGDYHFLALLRDRTMLSWGRESQYCGCLGLGDGKQIVERGLGTQDEGGYTIISPTPISVEGQVLAIAAGGWQSAAIISNGVVEKSS